The following are encoded together in the Nitrosopumilus sp. b3 genome:
- a CDS encoding PEFG-CTERM sorting domain-containing protein, with the protein MLKISLFVVLTISLASTLAFAEPTIQVQTSMDEIKALESIWITGKITDVSQYKPVKLRIIGPDGAIVFAPQITFNDNWEFRKLLNPPVPSFDAGKYIVTASHEDTNMVAQTEFTVIAQEIPKNPVPESSEPVKIEERELKISTGISMFAEAENGSDIIKINGNTTYRGADITIVVKSPVGNLITIDQVTPGINGDFEVEIKVGGSMWKEDGDYSITANQGASSEYKKLVTVEIKDGVVVPEFGVLVSLVLAISIISIIAISAKSKLIIPSKY; encoded by the coding sequence ATGCTAAAAATTTCATTGTTTGTAGTATTGACAATATCATTGGCATCAACTTTAGCTTTTGCAGAGCCAACGATACAAGTCCAAACATCAATGGATGAAATTAAAGCGCTTGAATCAATTTGGATTACAGGTAAAATTACTGATGTCTCTCAATACAAACCAGTAAAATTAAGAATTATTGGACCAGATGGTGCAATAGTCTTTGCACCACAAATCACATTTAATGACAATTGGGAGTTTAGAAAATTACTAAATCCACCAGTGCCAAGCTTTGATGCTGGAAAATACATTGTAACTGCAAGTCATGAGGATACTAACATGGTTGCTCAAACTGAATTCACAGTAATTGCCCAAGAGATTCCAAAAAACCCAGTTCCAGAATCAAGTGAACCAGTAAAAATAGAAGAGAGAGAATTAAAAATTTCAACAGGAATATCTATGTTTGCTGAGGCAGAAAATGGTTCAGATATTATCAAAATTAATGGAAATACAACCTATAGAGGGGCAGACATCACAATAGTTGTCAAATCACCAGTAGGGAACTTAATTACAATTGACCAAGTTACACCTGGAATTAATGGAGACTTTGAAGTTGAAATCAAAGTAGGAGGTTCTATGTGGAAAGAAGATGGAGATTATTCCATTACAGCAAACCAAGGAGCATCATCAGAATATAAAAAATTAGTAACAGTTGAAATCAAAGACGGAGTAGTAGTTCCAGAATTCGGAGTTTTGGTATCATTGGTTTTAGCAATATCAATAATTTCAATCATTGCTATATCTGCAAAATCAAAACTCATTATTCCATCAAAATATTAA
- the carA gene encoding glutamine-hydrolyzing carbamoyl-phosphate synthase small subunit: MFDDGSVLDGEGFGYSTTVFGEIVFNTGMVGYTEALTDPSYRGQILTLTYPLVGNYGVPDSSIKDQDGIPKFFESDKIQVRGLVVHELSLTASHWNLSMTLDEWLYREKIPGISGIDTRELTKKIRTGGVMMAALVVSDSEIDVEEIKKQLVSAPRYDSEQFMDDVSTKQEKIYGDENQSVVVIDTGAKNAIIRNIREIGYKVIRLPWDTSYEKIMSYNPKGVVLSSGPGDPQKCPNTIDTAKKLIENNIPTLGICLGAQIIGIAGNTDTYKLKYGHRGQNKPCVNLENNQVYVTSQNHGYGITPESLEKSEFNLWFTNADDKTVEGIKHKKQKCIAVQFHPEAAPGPYDCKFVFEELQHLMEEGTSAKE, from the coding sequence ATTTTTGATGATGGATCTGTTCTTGATGGGGAAGGCTTTGGGTATTCGACTACCGTTTTTGGAGAAATTGTCTTTAATACTGGAATGGTGGGCTATACTGAAGCACTAACAGATCCCTCGTATAGGGGTCAAATTCTTACTCTTACATACCCACTAGTTGGAAATTACGGTGTTCCTGATTCCTCAATTAAAGACCAAGATGGAATCCCTAAATTCTTTGAATCTGACAAAATTCAGGTTAGGGGTCTAGTTGTCCATGAATTGTCTCTGACTGCAAGTCATTGGAATCTTTCTATGACTCTTGATGAATGGTTATACCGGGAGAAGATTCCTGGAATATCTGGAATTGATACTCGTGAATTGACAAAAAAGATTAGAACAGGTGGAGTAATGATGGCAGCTTTGGTTGTATCTGATTCAGAAATTGATGTAGAAGAAATTAAAAAACAACTTGTATCTGCACCTCGTTATGATTCTGAGCAATTTATGGATGATGTCTCTACAAAACAAGAAAAAATCTATGGCGATGAAAACCAATCTGTTGTAGTTATAGATACGGGTGCCAAAAATGCAATTATCCGAAATATCCGGGAGATTGGTTACAAAGTAATACGTCTTCCATGGGACACGTCATATGAAAAAATAATGTCTTATAATCCAAAAGGTGTTGTACTGAGTAGTGGTCCCGGTGATCCACAAAAATGTCCTAACACTATTGATACTGCTAAAAAATTAATTGAAAATAATATTCCAACATTAGGAATTTGTTTGGGTGCTCAAATTATCGGCATTGCAGGAAATACTGATACTTACAAACTAAAGTATGGACATCGTGGACAAAACAAACCCTGTGTCAATTTAGAAAATAATCAAGTTTATGTGACTAGTCAGAACCATGGCTATGGGATTACTCCAGAATCTCTTGAAAAATCTGAATTTAATTTATGGTTTACAAATGCAGACGACAAAACAGTAGAAGGAATAAAACACAAAAAACAAAAGTGTATTGCAGTACAATTTCATCCCGAAGCTGCACCAGGTCCTTATGATTGTAAATTCGTCTTTGAAGAACTACAGCACCTTATGGAGGAAGGAACATCTGCCAAAGAATGA
- a CDS encoding RidA family protein — protein MIEEKLELLRIKLPTPPTPAGSYVPVIRTGNLLFISGQIPMTDGKVVFTGKVSDDNLETAQKSAKMCAINIIAQIKRELGNLDKVSKIVRLSGFVNSIPEFSQQPKVINHASDLFFEIFGEKGKHSRIAVGVSSLPLNSMTEIDAIVEFTD, from the coding sequence ATGATTGAAGAAAAATTAGAATTGCTGAGGATTAAACTCCCAACACCTCCAACACCTGCTGGATCATATGTTCCAGTAATCAGAACTGGGAATTTATTATTCATTTCAGGACAAATTCCAATGACAGATGGCAAGGTTGTATTTACAGGAAAAGTTTCAGATGACAACTTAGAGACGGCACAAAAATCAGCTAAAATGTGTGCAATTAACATCATAGCTCAAATAAAAAGAGAGTTAGGAAATTTGGATAAAGTATCAAAAATAGTCAGATTATCAGGCTTTGTAAATTCTATTCCAGAATTTTCACAGCAACCTAAAGTAATCAATCATGCATCAGATTTGTTTTTTGAGATATTTGGTGAAAAAGGAAAACATTCTAGAATCGCAGTAGGAGTATCTAGTTTACCATTAAATTCAATGACTGAAATTGACGCAATAGTTGAATTTACAGATTAG
- a CDS encoding V-type ATP synthase subunit F: protein MKIFTVGSKSFVTSFQLAGVPGIISETPEKALDEIKRLTDDSDVGLVLVSDDITEPINDELTALRAEKSTLVFALPATGSEKTEVDYRVMLKKILGV, encoded by the coding sequence GTGAAAATCTTCACTGTTGGCAGCAAATCATTTGTAACTAGTTTCCAATTAGCAGGAGTACCTGGAATTATTTCTGAAACTCCTGAAAAAGCTCTGGATGAAATTAAGCGACTTACTGATGATTCTGATGTTGGCTTGGTATTGGTAAGTGATGATATCACTGAACCAATTAATGATGAACTGACCGCATTAAGAGCAGAAAAATCTACTCTGGTTTTTGCATTGCCTGCAACTGGAAGTGAAAAAACAGAAGTTGATTATAGAGTTATGCTGAAAAAGATCCTTGGCGTATGA
- a CDS encoding response regulator, producing MGLNVLVVDDSPFMRQSIKEVFRYMKIDSVIEAKNGMDAVRAVRKHKPALVTIDYEMPGLNGIETASKIREIDKNVKMLIVTSIKSNMIAVKSGKIPQLGYITKPIDPIMVKNELAKL from the coding sequence ATGGGATTAAACGTACTGGTTGTAGACGATTCACCATTCATGAGACAAAGTATCAAAGAAGTATTTCGGTACATGAAGATAGATTCGGTAATTGAGGCAAAAAATGGAATGGACGCAGTTAGAGCAGTTAGGAAGCATAAACCTGCACTAGTAACAATTGATTATGAGATGCCAGGATTAAATGGAATAGAAACAGCTTCAAAAATTAGAGAAATTGATAAAAATGTAAAGATGTTAATTGTCACATCTATCAAATCAAATATGATTGCAGTCAAGAGTGGAAAAATTCCACAGTTGGGATACATTACAAAGCCAATTGATCCAATCATGGTAAAAAATGAATTAGCCAAACTGTAA
- a CDS encoding TrmB family transcriptional regulator, with product MVNEHVLTVSLEEFGLSKYEAQAYVALISKGTISASELAYYSEIPRTKIYPTLLKLENKKLAIISKSKPIMCTAIAPEDAFDGIIHEQINKVNAMNSLVSNLKKASEESRKTRGSEEKRYFHVSANNVLSQLQTMIEGSKSSIRIMTDQWGFGLLAECKEQLVSVTRRNLDIKILVSPSQICSEAYRKIPDGVEIRSSEITQNCFMFDETELLLVNNDNGKGAIFSSTEILASNQEKIFASIWKNSIKTKAMADMSKGEAQEIYKIIKTVNEIGLTYILNSTMVSKKPESDIFKLLEKNGISFKSKSLDDIIEIMDAIVQITCSGHVNFEANTKNITVESKLNSGHSLPWVSILDGCLQKLGYKTRTIYQNNSNKGEKVHIKIIKN from the coding sequence ATGGTAAATGAACATGTGTTAACAGTAAGTTTAGAAGAATTTGGATTAAGTAAATACGAAGCACAGGCATATGTGGCCCTTATTTCAAAAGGTACAATTTCAGCTAGTGAATTGGCATATTATTCAGAGATTCCCAGGACAAAAATTTATCCAACATTATTGAAATTAGAAAATAAAAAACTAGCAATAATTTCAAAGAGTAAACCAATAATGTGTACGGCAATTGCTCCTGAAGATGCTTTTGATGGAATAATTCATGAGCAAATCAACAAAGTAAATGCAATGAATTCATTGGTATCAAACTTGAAAAAAGCAAGTGAAGAAAGTAGAAAAACTAGAGGATCAGAAGAAAAAAGATATTTTCATGTCAGTGCCAACAATGTTTTGTCACAACTTCAAACAATGATTGAAGGGTCTAAATCATCAATCAGAATCATGACAGACCAATGGGGTTTTGGATTGCTAGCTGAGTGTAAAGAACAATTAGTTTCAGTTACACGTAGGAATCTAGATATTAAAATTTTGGTGTCACCATCTCAAATTTGTTCAGAAGCATACAGAAAAATTCCCGATGGAGTTGAAATTAGGTCATCAGAAATAACACAAAATTGTTTTATGTTTGATGAAACAGAATTACTTTTAGTAAATAATGACAATGGTAAAGGAGCAATTTTTTCATCTACAGAAATTCTAGCTTCAAATCAGGAAAAAATATTTGCGAGTATTTGGAAAAATTCTATAAAAACAAAAGCAATGGCAGATATGTCAAAAGGGGAAGCCCAAGAAATTTATAAAATAATTAAAACAGTAAATGAAATTGGATTAACCTATATTCTAAATTCCACAATGGTGTCAAAAAAACCAGAATCAGACATATTCAAATTATTAGAAAAAAATGGGATTTCATTCAAATCAAAATCATTAGATGACATAATTGAGATTATGGATGCAATAGTCCAAATAACATGTTCAGGACATGTGAATTTTGAAGCAAATACAAAAAATATTACTGTCGAATCAAAATTGAACAGCGGACATTCATTACCGTGGGTATCAATTTTAGATGGATGCCTTCAAAAGCTAGGATACAAAACTAGAACAATATACCAAAATAATTCAAACAAAGGCGAAAAGGTACATATCAAAATTATCAAAAACTAA
- a CDS encoding AAA family ATPase, which translates to MSLAPQELENTASKYASEAIKFDSQGARGMAITHYQHAIDSLVKLLQLYPTSKLNQIYKERCNSYHNRINALQQAHGVEPAVDPKASEDEQKKSVQRQENENDFEDLLMKEKPDVTWDQVIGLDDAKSALRESIVYPTKRPDLFPLGWPKGMLLYGPPGTGKTMLAAATANEMDGYFINVDASSMMSKWLGEAEKNVSKLFSMARQYAEKEGKPVILFVDEVDSLLGSRNSEVGGEVRTKNQFLTEMDGVNGKGKQLMLYVIGATNKPWSLDWPFLRRFQKRIYVSLPTQKARENLFEQYTAPLSKNYKVNNSELAKLFDGYSASDIKDVCQAAQIKTVHEIFNAPDYHEPIEGEEPVKPRELTTSDFKDIMSRRKPSVSLEMIRAYHKWSEEFQAL; encoded by the coding sequence ATGAGTTTAGCCCCCCAAGAATTAGAAAACACTGCAAGCAAATATGCTTCAGAGGCTATCAAATTTGATTCCCAAGGTGCACGAGGAATGGCAATTACACATTATCAACATGCCATTGACTCTTTGGTAAAACTACTACAATTATACCCAACAAGCAAACTGAATCAAATTTACAAAGAACGATGTAACTCTTATCATAATAGGATTAATGCATTACAACAGGCCCATGGAGTAGAGCCTGCAGTAGACCCTAAGGCATCTGAAGATGAACAAAAGAAATCTGTTCAGAGACAAGAAAATGAAAATGACTTTGAAGATCTTTTAATGAAAGAAAAGCCTGATGTTACTTGGGACCAAGTAATTGGCTTAGATGATGCAAAAAGTGCTTTACGTGAATCAATTGTTTACCCTACAAAGAGACCAGATTTATTCCCATTAGGTTGGCCAAAAGGAATGTTGCTTTACGGTCCACCAGGTACTGGTAAAACAATGCTTGCAGCAGCAACTGCAAACGAAATGGATGGTTACTTTATCAATGTAGATGCATCTTCAATGATGAGTAAATGGTTGGGTGAAGCAGAAAAAAATGTCTCAAAATTATTTTCTATGGCAAGACAATATGCTGAAAAAGAAGGGAAACCTGTAATTTTATTTGTAGATGAAGTTGACTCTTTACTTGGCTCTAGAAATAGTGAAGTAGGAGGAGAGGTAAGAACTAAAAACCAATTCTTAACTGAGATGGATGGTGTAAATGGCAAAGGCAAGCAACTGATGTTATATGTAATTGGAGCGACAAACAAACCTTGGAGTCTTGATTGGCCTTTCCTTAGACGATTCCAAAAAAGAATTTATGTTTCTCTTCCTACTCAAAAAGCAAGAGAAAATCTATTTGAACAATACACTGCACCTCTTAGTAAAAACTATAAAGTAAATAATTCTGAATTGGCTAAATTGTTTGACGGTTATAGTGCAAGTGATATTAAAGACGTCTGCCAAGCAGCTCAAATTAAAACGGTCCATGAAATTTTCAATGCTCCTGACTATCATGAACCCATTGAAGGAGAAGAGCCAGTAAAGCCAAGAGAACTCACCACATCTGATTTCAAAGATATTATGTCCAGAAGAAAACCAAGTGTTTCACTTGAAATGATTCGTGCATATCACAAGTGGAGCGAAGAGTTCCAGGCACTTTAG
- a CDS encoding metallophosphoesterase, with product MLQTRLIQSKPALILEGKKKNLIVTDLHLGFENTLKSNEIFIGKNSSVNETINELSEIIDSEKPDAVILLGDIKSSIKTISRNEWDEVPLFFKEIRKKCNVILIPGNHDANIQKLVPENITMISTIGMVEENVLLTHGHTMPSENFSHIDKIIMGHIHPVFFQEDSIMNGQRVWVSLKTEKQKIFPSRSGELEIIIVPSFNRYFYATHKKFYKKSISPIIERLGILSAKIVSLDGVILGDESIIKQVL from the coding sequence ATGTTACAAACTAGACTCATTCAATCAAAACCAGCATTAATTTTAGAAGGTAAAAAAAAGAATCTCATAGTTACAGATCTTCATTTAGGGTTTGAGAATACTCTAAAATCAAACGAGATCTTCATTGGAAAAAATTCATCAGTAAATGAAACAATTAATGAATTATCAGAAATTATAGACTCAGAGAAACCAGATGCAGTAATTCTATTAGGAGACATAAAATCAAGTATCAAAACAATATCAAGAAATGAATGGGATGAAGTCCCATTATTTTTTAAAGAAATTAGAAAAAAATGTAATGTAATATTAATTCCAGGCAATCATGATGCAAATATTCAGAAACTAGTTCCAGAAAATATTACCATGATAAGTACAATAGGGATGGTTGAAGAAAATGTCTTGCTAACACATGGACATACAATGCCATCAGAGAATTTTTCCCATATTGATAAAATCATAATGGGTCACATACACCCTGTATTTTTTCAAGAAGATTCGATTATGAATGGACAAAGAGTGTGGGTTTCACTTAAGACAGAAAAACAAAAAATATTTCCATCAAGGTCAGGAGAATTAGAGATCATCATTGTTCCATCATTTAATAGATATTTTTATGCTACACACAAAAAATTTTATAAAAAATCAATTTCACCCATCATAGAAAGATTGGGAATTTTATCTGCAAAAATTGTCTCATTGGATGGAGTAATTTTAGGGGATGAATCGATAATCAAACAAGTTTTATGA